The following coding sequences are from one Bacillus solimangrovi window:
- a CDS encoding efflux RND transporter permease subunit — protein sequence MIRLAVRRPVSVVMCVICVLLIGVVTLRDIPVDLYPEMENPVATVTAKYDNITPQDMQTLVTEPLEKQIATVKGVDTITSTTDSGTSRIRVTFANSVDYDESVNELQQLMSKAVRQLPSGIDVPTVSQSDTNATPIITLGLVGKDTSSLQQIATDLTVNFESIDGVAGVSVDGGNSSELEVTVNTTLLKQYGLTTDDVVNAIKQKNSAQTVGSVPKGDEEIQLRVDGEYKSIEEVGNTAINLADGQSITVNDVAELKETTSDSEVITKINNEQGVVFSISKQSGSNTVEIVDSVYDTIDEIQPELDEGVSLIVVDDQSTFIRNAISGVVMSLIIGGTFAVLVLLFFLRSVRATTVIGLAIPFAIVSTFILVQFSGQTFNIITLSGLALGIGMMVDSSIVILENIMKYKQEGLSSKQAAIKGGSELVSAVIASTTTTLVVFLPLILIDSGQISDLFLPLALVISFSLAATLVVSVTLVPMVASKILKEGKNLKWFKEPKWMQVSIAIYDKLLRMSLQKRLIVAPLIIIVTVVSAFFITKLEVDTFPRSEESKITISARFNDGTELEKVEDYEAQLQEILSNYDDVIELQQTTIQSSSISSTLQIVGEGERDQELSEISTSLQEDLKQIVGANFTIGRSRRGAGGTGSDVQMTVTGPEQEVLNTLVEQLELMLSRNTSIENVEVPSVSGKPQYTIQVDDVLAAKYGLTQNQVMEQLNTVFNGIDVTKVTEDGKDYNVVVKVPESDSDSISDLQNFILKSANGNSIALSNVATLEETLGPVSIQREDLRQTYTVTADVSDNTNQTQINQWVNQLIEQIPIPEGYEIEMGGTRQQFDESSGDLILSVALAVFLVYTVMAIQFESYLYPFIVMFSLPTTIIGVVGGLWITRLPLSFPVFIGMIMLAGIVVNNAIVLVDYINQLWKRGMDRDAAILEAGRTRLRPILMTTITTVLGMVPIAIGIGEGSETQQPIGVVMVFGLSTSMFFTLIFVPVMYTLIDDLNERLKKLFYRKKVKVESLETYSE from the coding sequence ATGATTCGATTAGCTGTTCGTCGTCCTGTTAGTGTCGTGATGTGTGTCATATGTGTACTTCTCATTGGAGTTGTTACACTACGAGATATTCCAGTGGACTTATATCCTGAGATGGAGAATCCAGTTGCAACGGTTACAGCAAAGTATGACAACATCACGCCACAAGATATGCAAACGCTCGTAACAGAACCGCTCGAGAAGCAAATTGCAACGGTAAAAGGTGTAGATACAATTACTTCGACAACAGATAGTGGCACCTCGAGAATAAGGGTAACGTTTGCGAATTCAGTTGACTATGATGAGTCTGTTAATGAATTACAACAGCTAATGTCAAAAGCTGTCAGGCAGCTTCCGAGTGGAATAGATGTCCCAACTGTTTCACAATCAGATACAAACGCTACACCAATAATTACACTTGGTCTAGTTGGTAAGGATACATCAAGTTTGCAACAAATAGCAACCGACTTAACTGTGAATTTTGAAAGTATTGATGGTGTAGCAGGTGTTTCAGTTGATGGAGGAAATTCAAGTGAGCTAGAAGTTACGGTAAATACGACATTATTAAAGCAATACGGGTTAACGACAGATGATGTTGTGAATGCCATTAAACAAAAAAATAGTGCTCAAACAGTTGGTTCTGTTCCAAAAGGTGATGAAGAGATTCAACTACGTGTAGATGGTGAATATAAGTCAATTGAGGAAGTAGGGAATACAGCAATTAATTTGGCAGATGGTCAAAGCATAACAGTCAATGATGTTGCTGAATTAAAAGAAACAACAAGTGATAGTGAAGTTATTACGAAAATTAATAATGAACAAGGTGTAGTATTTTCAATTTCGAAACAATCGGGTAGTAACACTGTTGAAATTGTTGATAGCGTATATGACACAATTGATGAGATTCAACCTGAACTAGATGAGGGTGTTAGTCTGATCGTTGTTGATGATCAATCTACGTTTATTCGAAATGCAATAAGTGGTGTGGTGATGAGTTTAATTATCGGAGGAACCTTCGCGGTGTTAGTCCTGTTATTCTTCTTAAGAAGCGTGCGGGCAACGACGGTTATAGGGTTAGCAATTCCGTTTGCAATCGTCTCAACATTTATTTTAGTGCAATTTTCTGGACAAACATTTAACATCATCACACTATCAGGATTAGCACTCGGAATAGGAATGATGGTTGATAGTTCAATCGTTATTTTAGAGAACATTATGAAATACAAGCAAGAAGGGCTTTCTTCAAAGCAAGCCGCAATTAAAGGAGGATCAGAGCTCGTCTCAGCAGTTATTGCTTCAACAACGACAACACTAGTTGTATTTCTACCGCTTATTTTAATTGATAGTGGTCAGATATCAGACCTTTTCTTGCCGTTGGCACTTGTAATCTCATTCTCATTAGCAGCTACATTAGTTGTATCAGTTACGTTAGTCCCGATGGTAGCATCGAAAATTTTGAAAGAAGGCAAAAATCTTAAATGGTTTAAAGAACCAAAATGGATGCAAGTTTCTATTGCAATTTATGATAAGTTATTGCGAATGAGTTTACAAAAACGACTTATTGTTGCACCACTAATTATTATTGTTACAGTTGTGAGTGCCTTTTTCATCACAAAGTTAGAAGTGGACACATTCCCAAGATCAGAAGAGTCGAAAATTACTATCTCTGCCCGCTTTAATGATGGAACAGAGTTAGAGAAAGTAGAAGATTATGAAGCTCAATTACAAGAAATCTTAAGCAATTATGATGATGTAATCGAGTTGCAACAGACAACAATACAATCGTCTAGTATTAGTTCAACATTGCAAATAGTAGGTGAGGGTGAGCGAGATCAGGAACTTAGTGAAATCTCTACATCTCTTCAAGAAGATTTGAAGCAAATTGTTGGAGCGAATTTCACAATAGGTCGTTCAAGACGTGGGGCAGGTGGAACAGGATCGGATGTACAAATGACTGTTACTGGTCCAGAGCAGGAAGTTCTAAACACACTAGTAGAACAACTTGAGCTTATGCTGTCACGAAATACTTCAATTGAAAATGTTGAGGTACCAAGTGTGAGTGGAAAACCTCAATATACTATTCAAGTTGATGATGTACTTGCTGCAAAATATGGACTTACGCAAAATCAAGTTATGGAGCAATTAAACACAGTATTTAATGGAATTGATGTGACAAAGGTTACTGAGGATGGAAAGGATTATAATGTCGTTGTAAAAGTGCCAGAATCAGATTCTGATAGTATTTCAGATTTGCAAAATTTCATTCTAAAATCAGCAAACGGTAACTCGATTGCACTATCAAATGTTGCTACGCTGGAGGAAACATTAGGGCCAGTATCAATCCAACGAGAAGATTTACGACAAACGTATACTGTTACAGCAGATGTTTCAGATAATACAAATCAGACACAAATAAATCAATGGGTGAATCAACTAATCGAACAAATCCCGATACCAGAAGGTTATGAGATTGAGATGGGTGGTACTAGACAGCAATTTGATGAATCTTCAGGTGACCTTATTTTATCAGTTGCCTTGGCAGTCTTTCTCGTCTATACGGTAATGGCAATTCAATTTGAATCTTATTTGTATCCATTTATCGTTATGTTCTCTCTACCTACAACGATTATTGGAGTTGTTGGAGGATTATGGATTACTCGTTTGCCGCTAAGCTTCCCTGTATTCATTGGGATGATCATGTTAGCTGGAATTGTAGTTAATAATGCAATTGTACTTGTTGATTATATTAATCAGTTATGGAAAAGAGGAA
- a CDS encoding efflux RND transporter periplasmic adaptor subunit → MKKQYLSILILSIVITGCSSNATQGQMQGRPGGGMMQQSVSVEVADIKKGNLVISQQIYGDVITDQYANIISEVSSELVALEVTKGDTVQAGQVLATVDTSDVQTALLDAQVALQNEKQQLQNAQISKEQSQQRLDKAKLTYEEVEAEYNQWSEGEEGNTTQSQLDLEQLENRWKEAKETVEKKERLYNEGAITRNEYEQSLQQEEEARLAYEKGQLSLEGDQQKDSTSYEQAKIDLESAEKDLEKSAVAIEQANLNIQKAELKVQDAQENVNDSPIVSPISGEVSEINYQVGDKLSTQTPLLTVSNYSNLKIDSQITHEQKPLLPIGQEVKVLTNNTDQTLVANVTYVSTSTNDNGLYDVELELGNPIDGITSGSIVQLLFEDVLVEDELIVPTSAILQKADKYFVYTVEEGKASEKEVEIINSQTEQTAIKGDLQIGDQLIINGHKLVNDGMNVLLPGEEPTIMPPNNRNGEGMPNRNGGQRPQQPPSSEEQPNPQKGGE, encoded by the coding sequence ATGAAAAAGCAATATTTATCTATTTTAATATTATCAATTGTTATTACGGGATGTTCATCAAATGCAACCCAAGGTCAAATGCAAGGAAGGCCTGGAGGAGGAATGATGCAACAGAGTGTTTCAGTTGAAGTAGCTGACATTAAGAAAGGAAATCTCGTAATTTCCCAACAAATCTATGGAGATGTTATTACTGATCAGTACGCTAATATTATCTCAGAGGTTTCAAGTGAACTAGTAGCACTTGAAGTTACGAAAGGAGATACAGTTCAAGCTGGACAAGTATTGGCAACTGTTGATACTTCTGATGTACAAACTGCGTTACTAGATGCACAAGTTGCGCTTCAAAATGAAAAGCAGCAGCTTCAAAACGCGCAAATATCTAAAGAGCAATCTCAGCAGCGACTTGATAAAGCAAAGTTAACATATGAGGAAGTGGAAGCAGAATACAACCAATGGAGTGAAGGTGAAGAAGGAAATACGACACAATCCCAGTTGGATTTGGAACAATTAGAAAATAGATGGAAGGAAGCAAAAGAAACTGTAGAGAAGAAAGAGCGTCTTTACAATGAAGGGGCAATCACTCGAAATGAATATGAACAATCTTTACAACAAGAGGAAGAAGCGAGGCTAGCTTATGAAAAAGGTCAGCTTAGTTTAGAGGGTGATCAACAAAAAGACTCAACTAGTTATGAGCAAGCGAAAATCGATTTAGAATCTGCTGAGAAGGACCTAGAAAAGTCAGCAGTAGCAATTGAACAAGCAAATCTTAACATTCAGAAAGCCGAGTTAAAGGTGCAAGATGCGCAAGAAAATGTGAATGATTCACCGATTGTTTCACCGATTTCTGGTGAAGTTAGCGAAATCAATTATCAAGTTGGGGATAAGCTATCAACTCAAACCCCACTGCTAACTGTTTCTAATTACAGTAATTTAAAAATAGATTCACAAATTACACATGAACAAAAGCCATTATTGCCAATTGGTCAAGAAGTCAAAGTATTGACTAATAATACTGATCAAACTCTAGTGGCAAACGTAACCTATGTATCAACGTCAACAAATGATAATGGTTTATATGATGTTGAATTAGAGTTAGGGAACCCTATAGATGGCATAACAAGTGGAAGTATTGTTCAACTATTATTTGAAGATGTATTAGTAGAAGATGAACTAATTGTACCGACGAGTGCGATTTTACAGAAGGCAGATAAGTATTTTGTGTATACGGTAGAAGAAGGAAAAGCATCAGAAAAAGAAGTGGAAATTATCAATAGTCAAACAGAGCAAACAGCTATTAAAGGAGATCTACAAATTGGAGATCAGCTTATTATTAATGGTCACAAGCTTGTTAATGATGGAATGAATGTATTACTTCCAGGTGAAGAACCAACTATAATGCCACCAAACAATCGTAATGGAGAAGGAATGCCAAATCGAAATGGTGGTCAGCGTCCGCAACAGCCACCTTCTTCAGAAGAACAACCAAATCCACAAAAGGGAGGTGAATAG
- a CDS encoding iron-containing alcohol dehydrogenase, which produces MNTFVQYNPTKLHFGKGQIEKLPLELGEDGLKVLVVYGGGSIKRNGVYEDVINQLERANATVFELSGVEPNPRLTTVRRGVEICRTEGIDFLLAVGGGSVIDCTKAIAAGSAYEGDVWDLIIRKAPIEAALPFGTVLTLAATGSEMNSVSVITNWETKEKLGWGSPLVFPKFSILDPTYTFTVPKNQTVYGIVDSMSHALEHYFHRTENTPMIDGFIESLLRTAITTAPKLLRDLESFEHRETMMYISTTAFNGTLSNGTDGGDWATHRIEHAISAVYDIPHGGGLAILFPNWLEHVIEEDPSRVKQLAVNVFGITTDGKTDVEVATEGARALRDFWNSLDAPSRLADYEIDDSDFDAIIEKTFVKPGVGTYKELDEESVRDILNRSL; this is translated from the coding sequence ATGAATACATTTGTGCAATATAATCCTACTAAGTTGCATTTCGGTAAAGGACAGATCGAAAAACTTCCGCTAGAGTTAGGTGAAGATGGTCTTAAAGTACTTGTCGTTTATGGTGGAGGAAGCATCAAGCGTAATGGTGTGTATGAAGATGTCATCAATCAGTTAGAACGAGCAAATGCAACAGTATTTGAATTATCAGGAGTTGAGCCAAACCCTCGTCTAACGACTGTGCGTCGCGGAGTAGAAATCTGTCGAACTGAAGGCATTGATTTCTTGCTCGCAGTTGGAGGTGGTAGTGTAATCGATTGTACGAAAGCGATTGCTGCTGGGTCTGCATATGAGGGAGATGTGTGGGATTTAATTATTCGTAAAGCTCCAATAGAAGCTGCACTTCCATTCGGGACAGTATTGACACTTGCTGCAACAGGATCTGAAATGAATTCTGTTTCTGTAATTACAAATTGGGAGACGAAGGAAAAGCTTGGTTGGGGATCTCCACTCGTATTCCCTAAATTCTCAATCTTAGATCCAACATATACGTTCACAGTTCCAAAGAATCAAACAGTGTATGGTATTGTCGATAGTATGTCACATGCGTTAGAGCATTATTTTCATCGAACAGAAAATACACCGATGATTGATGGTTTTATTGAATCGCTATTACGTACAGCGATTACAACAGCGCCTAAGTTACTTCGCGACTTAGAGTCTTTTGAACATCGTGAAACGATGATGTATATTAGTACGACTGCTTTTAATGGAACATTATCTAATGGTACTGATGGAGGCGACTGGGCGACACATCGAATTGAGCATGCGATTTCAGCAGTGTATGATATTCCTCACGGTGGCGGTTTAGCAATTTTATTTCCAAACTGGTTAGAGCACGTAATTGAAGAAGATCCAAGTCGTGTGAAACAACTTGCAGTTAATGTATTTGGCATAACAACTGATGGAAAAACAGATGTTGAAGTAGCTACAGAAGGTGCACGTGCATTGCGTGATTTCTGGAACTCTCTAGATGCACCTAGTCGTTTGGCAGATTATGAGATAGATGATTCAGATTTTGATGCGATTATTGAGAAGACTTTTGTTAAGCCTGGTGTAGGTACATATAAAGAGTTAGATGAAGAAAGTGTTCGAGACATTTTAAATCGATCGTTATAA
- a CDS encoding YfiT family bacillithiol transferase: protein MDLRYPIGEFDYVGDPTQEIVESWIKEIESTPSQLKKAVSGLSDEQLDKVYREGGWTVRQVVHHIVDSHINSYTRFKLALTEDNPTIKLYEEAKWAELPDTKLPIEVSLQLLESLHIRWVVLLRSLNKAELEKTFQHPESGTVKLSTNVGIYAWHGRHHIAHITSLRERMNW, encoded by the coding sequence ATGGATCTTCGTTATCCTATAGGAGAGTTTGATTATGTTGGAGACCCAACACAAGAAATAGTGGAAAGTTGGATAAAAGAGATTGAAAGTACGCCATCTCAATTAAAGAAAGCAGTGAGTGGATTAAGTGATGAGCAATTAGATAAGGTTTATCGAGAAGGCGGATGGACTGTTCGTCAAGTTGTCCATCATATTGTTGACAGCCATATTAATAGTTACACTCGTTTTAAATTAGCACTCACTGAGGATAATCCGACTATAAAATTGTATGAAGAAGCGAAGTGGGCTGAGCTTCCTGATACAAAGTTACCTATAGAAGTTTCATTACAATTACTAGAGTCTTTACATATAAGATGGGTAGTTTTGTTAAGGTCATTGAATAAAGCTGAATTAGAGAAGACCTTTCAACATCCTGAATCAGGCACTGTCAAGTTAAGTACTAATGTAGGGATCTATGCTTGGCACGGACGTCATCATATCGCACACATAACATCTCTTCGTGAACGTATGAATTGGTGA
- a CDS encoding methyl-accepting chemotaxis protein, which produces MLKKLSFRSIRYRLMIGIVVPLLLITIAFSFVLFFTSKFIIDEHVITQFEDKLAMHMNEFEENLDKDAVEEAIQSKRSQEELVMKMNQFVEERKGIEYIYVVGEVDDKEVIIALNGSEDYLVEYPFTPEQTESLQSGEVVVSSIYSDDFGVHKSLFKPIDGTDALFGIDMDASFIQQLQEKLWFLCSIFVISSILIGVFVSYKLGSYFAKPINTIASAVKKIMAGDLTEQIEVQTNDELGKLANNFELMRQNMSNNIQNVRQNATEAEAKSSELYSLACNLDEVAEQVASATTQSAQGSEELSSHMEVISNTVQKVSDSVSVEDKNIEKIVSLAHSTYNLSSEGKDQAENLASQMVKIQKQGKNTSEQLKELGDKSKNIVTIVKIIKDISAQINLLSLNASIEAARAGEAGKGFSVVAREVQSLANQTDESINHINDNITEILEKTNDVIQYNEQNFQEILTGVGLIQENGVMFSEITKSIEQLSNGTEIIKKESEQIKKITNESLSTIQEIAAISEEATATTEEISASTDQQRSATSGLTNLSKELSEMSENIERMFKVYRI; this is translated from the coding sequence ATGTTAAAGAAACTATCTTTTCGTTCGATCCGATATCGATTAATGATTGGTATTGTTGTGCCACTATTGCTTATTACGATCGCATTTTCTTTTGTCCTATTTTTTACGTCAAAGTTTATTATTGATGAACATGTTATTACTCAGTTTGAGGATAAATTAGCAATGCATATGAATGAATTTGAGGAAAACTTAGATAAAGATGCAGTTGAAGAAGCGATTCAGTCCAAGCGTTCACAAGAAGAGTTGGTAATGAAAATGAACCAGTTTGTAGAGGAGCGAAAAGGGATTGAATACATCTATGTAGTCGGAGAAGTAGATGATAAAGAAGTAATTATTGCGTTAAATGGTAGTGAGGATTATTTAGTTGAATATCCTTTCACACCTGAGCAAACAGAATCTCTTCAATCAGGAGAAGTAGTGGTAAGTAGTATATATAGTGATGATTTTGGTGTACATAAATCTTTATTTAAGCCAATTGACGGTACGGATGCATTGTTCGGTATTGATATGGACGCATCGTTTATCCAACAACTGCAGGAAAAGCTATGGTTTTTATGTAGTATCTTTGTTATCAGTTCAATTCTAATAGGTGTTTTCGTTTCCTATAAGTTAGGAAGTTATTTTGCTAAACCTATAAATACAATTGCTTCTGCAGTTAAGAAGATCATGGCAGGAGACTTAACTGAACAGATAGAGGTACAGACAAATGATGAACTAGGCAAGCTTGCAAATAACTTTGAGTTAATGCGTCAAAATATGAGTAATAACATTCAAAATGTGAGACAAAACGCCACTGAAGCAGAAGCGAAAAGTAGTGAATTATACAGTTTAGCATGTAATTTAGATGAAGTTGCTGAACAAGTAGCGTCTGCAACAACCCAAAGCGCCCAAGGCTCTGAAGAATTATCTAGCCATATGGAAGTAATTTCGAATACAGTTCAAAAAGTATCTGATTCTGTTTCAGTAGAGGATAAGAATATAGAGAAAATCGTTTCTTTGGCTCACAGTACTTATAATCTATCATCCGAAGGGAAAGATCAGGCTGAAAACCTTGCTAGTCAGATGGTGAAAATTCAAAAGCAAGGGAAGAATACTTCAGAACAATTAAAAGAACTAGGAGACAAATCAAAAAATATCGTTACAATCGTGAAAATTATTAAAGATATTTCGGCTCAAATTAATTTACTTTCTTTGAATGCTTCAATTGAAGCTGCACGTGCTGGTGAAGCAGGAAAAGGTTTTTCAGTTGTTGCACGTGAAGTTCAGTCGTTAGCTAATCAAACAGATGAATCAATTAATCATATTAATGATAACATTACGGAAATATTAGAGAAAACAAATGATGTTATTCAATACAATGAGCAAAATTTCCAGGAAATTTTGACTGGAGTTGGTTTAATTCAAGAGAACGGTGTGATGTTCTCTGAAATAACGAAATCAATTGAACAACTATCAAATGGTACAGAAATTATTAAGAAAGAAAGCGAACAAATAAAGAAAATTACAAATGAGTCACTCTCGACAATTCAAGAGATTGCAGCGATTTCTGAAGAGGCGACTGCAACGACAGAGGAGATTTCAGCTTCAACTGATCAGCAACGCTCAGCAACAAGTGGTTTAACTAACCTGAGTAAGGAACTATCGGAAATGTCAGAAAATATAGAGCGAATGTTTAAAGTGTATAGAATTTAA
- a CDS encoding ATP-grasp domain-containing protein: protein MILVDVPYVSPILAQTLTKTNTPVHKSNGVFIPFENGLNMMPDDRFSKIKLMKEQLLLTNSESVLTVLEEKQPHIDALKYAKLFKNKAAFRRLVQDFFPNLFFKEVKLNEIEQFDPTVIQYPVIIKPSAGYSSFGVHRLNSVEDWYKTVPVLKKDIEKASSYYTSTVVDNQTLIIEKWLQGDEYAIDAYYNANGEPVILNMFKRMFANENDVSDRIYYTSRQVILEVKDAIESFLHRLGEKLPLKNFPLHIEVRLDDECNLAPIEVNPLRFAGIGTTDLGFYAYGENMYEHLLNQTKPDWDKVVDRQDNRIYSFFCAELPQHLDYHAIDFIDERQFRSQFTELLDYRSIFSQHDKTFAVVFYQSENMDENERLLHLDLNQFVIEKRAMLV from the coding sequence TTGATACTAGTAGACGTCCCATATGTTTCACCAATACTTGCACAAACATTAACGAAAACGAATACTCCTGTTCATAAGTCGAACGGTGTGTTCATTCCATTTGAAAATGGGTTAAATATGATGCCTGATGATAGGTTCTCTAAAATCAAACTAATGAAAGAGCAGCTATTATTGACAAATTCAGAGAGCGTATTAACAGTTCTTGAGGAAAAGCAACCACATATAGATGCGTTAAAATATGCGAAGCTTTTTAAGAATAAAGCAGCATTTCGAAGGCTCGTTCAAGACTTCTTTCCTAATTTGTTTTTTAAGGAAGTAAAGCTTAATGAAATTGAACAATTCGACCCTACGGTAATTCAATATCCAGTCATTATTAAACCTTCAGCAGGTTATTCAAGTTTTGGAGTACACCGTTTAAATAGTGTTGAAGATTGGTACAAAACGGTTCCGGTCTTAAAGAAAGATATTGAAAAGGCGAGCAGTTACTATACGTCAACAGTTGTCGATAACCAAACCTTGATTATTGAGAAATGGTTACAAGGTGACGAATATGCAATTGATGCTTATTATAATGCAAATGGTGAGCCAGTAATTTTAAATATGTTTAAACGAATGTTTGCAAATGAAAATGATGTCAGTGACAGAATTTACTATACTAGTAGGCAAGTTATCCTTGAGGTGAAGGATGCGATTGAATCATTTCTTCATAGATTGGGCGAGAAGTTGCCACTTAAGAATTTCCCATTACATATTGAGGTTCGTTTAGACGATGAATGTAATCTAGCACCAATTGAAGTGAACCCACTTCGTTTTGCTGGAATTGGTACAACTGATTTAGGCTTTTATGCTTATGGAGAAAATATGTATGAACATTTGTTAAACCAAACGAAACCTGATTGGGATAAGGTTGTTGATCGACAGGACAATCGAATTTATAGTTTTTTCTGTGCAGAACTTCCGCAACATTTAGATTATCATGCGATTGACTTTATAGATGAACGTCAATTCAGAAGTCAATTTACAGAGTTATTAGATTATCGTTCAATCTTTTCTCAACATGATAAGACTTTTGCAGTCGTGTTTTATCAAAGTGAGAATATGGATGAAAATGAGCGTCTATTACACCTTGATTTAAATCAGTTTGTAATCGAAAAACGTGCCATGCTTGTATAA
- a CDS encoding lysophospholipid acyltransferase family protein, with the protein MNKLSLRTVLQVSLQLLYKFLFRVEVQGHKNIPELGAVLICSNHTSNLDPPLIGCFLKRKVYFMAKEELFKYDFIGSIIMQLGAFPVKRGTSDIGAYKSALKVLKKGDVLGIFPEGKNIKTGKLGVFHQGAATFAIKTKTVIIPTAIVGKYRPFSKVILKFGKPINPREFDNSTMLTKQLKTEVEKLRF; encoded by the coding sequence ATGAACAAACTTTCGTTAAGAACGGTATTACAAGTGTCGCTTCAATTACTATATAAATTTCTATTTCGGGTAGAAGTACAGGGGCATAAGAATATACCTGAACTTGGCGCAGTCCTTATTTGTTCTAATCATACAAGTAACTTAGATCCTCCATTAATAGGATGCTTTCTGAAACGCAAAGTATATTTTATGGCTAAAGAAGAATTATTTAAATATGATTTTATAGGTAGCATTATTATGCAATTAGGCGCTTTTCCTGTTAAGCGTGGTACTTCAGACATTGGTGCTTATAAAAGTGCGTTGAAAGTATTAAAAAAAGGAGATGTATTAGGAATTTTTCCAGAAGGGAAAAATATTAAGACAGGGAAACTTGGTGTATTTCATCAGGGAGCGGCTACTTTTGCCATAAAAACAAAAACAGTGATCATTCCAACTGCAATAGTGGGGAAGTACCGTCCCTTCTCAAAAGTAATCTTAAAGTTTGGAAAGCCGATAAATCCTCGAGAATTTGATAATTCGACAATGTTAACAAAACAATTAAAAACAGAGGTTGAGAAGCTTCGGTTTTGA
- a CDS encoding DMT family transporter, with amino-acid sequence MSDKNKGIVLLLISAFGFAMMSTFVKISGDLPTIQKTLFRNLISAIISFGFVMYYKERLFGKRENFKLLLLRSTLGTLGIIFYFYAIDQLVLSDADMLNKLSPFLLILFSAIFLKEKAETYQIVAVLIAFLGSLLIIKPQFSLDTVPYMAGLMSSVFAAGAYTLLRVLGTKEKFYTVVFFFSFFSTVVLLPFVIIFYEPMTLQQLSFLLLAGFFATIGQFGITMAYKFAPAKEISIFSYTNIIFTAIISIIIFNQSPDVLSIIGYIIIFAASLYMFLINKKVADRKNSG; translated from the coding sequence ATGAGTGATAAGAATAAAGGAATTGTTCTATTACTAATATCAGCCTTCGGTTTTGCGATGATGTCTACCTTCGTAAAGATTTCTGGAGATTTACCAACTATACAGAAGACATTGTTTCGAAACCTCATATCTGCAATCATTTCATTCGGGTTTGTCATGTATTATAAAGAACGACTATTTGGAAAGAGAGAAAATTTTAAGCTCTTACTACTGCGTTCAACGTTAGGAACACTTGGAATCATCTTTTATTTCTATGCGATTGACCAACTCGTCTTATCAGATGCAGATATGTTAAATAAGCTTAGCCCATTTCTACTCATACTCTTTTCAGCAATCTTTTTGAAGGAGAAAGCAGAAACATATCAAATTGTCGCAGTGCTTATTGCATTTTTGGGTAGCTTACTTATTATCAAACCTCAATTTTCATTAGATACGGTCCCGTATATGGCTGGGTTAATGTCTTCAGTCTTCGCTGCTGGTGCTTATACATTATTACGAGTACTAGGAACTAAAGAAAAATTTTATACCGTCGTTTTTTTCTTTTCGTTTTTCTCTACCGTTGTCCTGCTACCATTTGTCATTATCTTCTATGAGCCAATGACTTTACAACAATTATCTTTCCTTCTTTTAGCAGGCTTCTTTGCAACAATTGGACAGTTTGGAATTACGATGGCGTATAAGTTTGCACCTGCAAAAGAAATTTCTATCTTTTCTTATACAAATATTATCTTCACAGCTATCATTAGCATTATTATATTTAATCAATCACCAGATGTTTTAAGTATTATTGGATATATCATTATTTTTGCCGCTTCTCTTTACATGTTCCTTATTAATAAGAAGGTAGCAGACAGAAAGAATTCAGGTTAA